The following coding sequences are from one Electrophorus electricus isolate fEleEle1 chromosome 22, fEleEle1.pri, whole genome shotgun sequence window:
- the idh3b gene encoding isocitrate dehydrogenase [NAD] subunit beta, mitochondrial isoform X1, with translation MAGALRGRLVTLTKGWSGARPPPPCARALGLTANHGASESPPARADSTFKVTMVPGDGVGPELMTAVKEVFKAGDVPVEFEEFHVSEVQNMASEEKLEQVLTSMKNNRVAIKGKIHAPMEYKGELASYEMRLRRKLDLFANVVHVNSLPGYSTRHNNLDLVIIREQTEGEYSSLEHESVSGVVECLKIITREKSRRIAKFAFDYATKKGRGKVTAVHKANIMKLGDGLFLQSCAEVAELYPKIKYENIIIDNCCMQLVQNPYQFDVLVMPNLYGNIIDNLAAGLVGGAGVVPGESYSAEYAVFETGARHPFAQAVGRNIANPTAMLLTAANMLRHLNLEYHSNMVSEAVKRVIKQGKVRTRDLGGYCTTGDFVRAVVANLRLRPVI, from the exons ATGGCTGGCGCCTTGCGGGGTAGACTAGTAACATTGACCAAG GGCTGGAGTGGCGCGAGGCCGCCGCCGCCGTGCGCGCGCGCACTGGGCCTGACGGCGAACCACGGCGCTTCAGAGTCTCCGCCGGCGCGCGCCGACAGCACCTTCAAGGTTACCATGGTGCCGGGTGACGGAGTCGGTCCTGAACTCATGACGGCGGTCAAAGAGGTCTTCAAG GCGGGGGACGTTCCTGTTGAGTTTGAGGAGTTCCACGTGAGCGAGGTGCAGAACATGGCCAGCGAAGAGAAGCTGGAGCAGGTGCTCACCTCCATGAAGAACAACAGGGTCGCCATCAAAG GGAAGATCCACGCACCCATGGAGTACAAAGGAGAGCTGGCTTCCTATGAAATGAGGCTCAG GCGGAAGCTGGACCTGTTCGCTAACGTGGTCCACGTGAACAGCCTGCCGGGCTACAGCACACGTCACAATAACCTGGACCTGGTGATCATCCGGGAGCAGACGGAAGGGGAGTACAGCTCCCTGGAGCACGAG aGTGTGTCGGGTGTTGTGGAGTGTCTGAAGATCATCACCAGGGAGAAATCCCGCCGCATCGCTAAGTTCGCCTTCGACTACGCCACTAAGAAAGGTCGGGGCAAGGTCACGGCGGTGCATAAGGCCAATATCAT GAAGCTGGGGGATGGACTCTTCCTGCAGAGCTGTGCTGAGGTTGCTGAGCTTTACCCCAAGATCAAATACGAGAACATCATCATCGACAACTGCTGCAtgcag CTGGTTCAGAACCCATACCAGTTCGACGTCCTGGTGATGCCCAATCTCTATGGCAACATCATCGATAACCTGGCAGCGGGCTTAGTGGGCGGAGCCGGGGTAGTTCCGGGCGAGAGCTACAGTGCTGAGTACGCAGTGTTTGAGACG gGGGCACGCCACCCCTTCGCCCAGGCCGTGGGCAGGAACATAGCCAACCCCACCGCCATGCTCCTCACTGCTGCCAACATGCTCAGACATCTTAA tctgGAGTATCATTCCAATATGGTGTCTGAAGCTGTCAAAAGGGTCATTAAACAGGGCAAG GTGCGGACGCGAGATCTTGGCGGTTACTGCACTACTGGTGACTTTGTCCGTGCCGTTGTTGCCAATCTGCGCCTCCGGCCCGTGATTTGA
- the idh3b gene encoding isocitrate dehydrogenase [NAD] subunit beta, mitochondrial isoform X2, translating into MAGALRGRLVTLTKGWSGARPPPPCARALGLTANHGASESPPARADSTFKVTMVPGDGVGPELMTAVKEVFKAGDVPVEFEEFHVSEVQNMASEEKLEQVLTSMKNNRVAIKGKIHAPMEYKGELASYEMRLRRKLDLFANVVHVNSLPGYSTRHNNLDLVIIREQTEGEYSSLEHESVSGVVECLKIITREKSRRIAKFAFDYATKKGRGKVTAVHKANIMKLGDGLFLQSCAEVAELYPKIKYENIIIDNCCMQLVQNPYQFDVLVMPNLYGNIIDNLAAGLVGGAGVVPGESYSAEYAVFETGARHPFAQAVGRNIANPTAMLLTAANMLRHLNLEYHSNMVSEAVKRVIKQGKVRTADLGGYAPSDEFTQAVINNLSA; encoded by the exons ATGGCTGGCGCCTTGCGGGGTAGACTAGTAACATTGACCAAG GGCTGGAGTGGCGCGAGGCCGCCGCCGCCGTGCGCGCGCGCACTGGGCCTGACGGCGAACCACGGCGCTTCAGAGTCTCCGCCGGCGCGCGCCGACAGCACCTTCAAGGTTACCATGGTGCCGGGTGACGGAGTCGGTCCTGAACTCATGACGGCGGTCAAAGAGGTCTTCAAG GCGGGGGACGTTCCTGTTGAGTTTGAGGAGTTCCACGTGAGCGAGGTGCAGAACATGGCCAGCGAAGAGAAGCTGGAGCAGGTGCTCACCTCCATGAAGAACAACAGGGTCGCCATCAAAG GGAAGATCCACGCACCCATGGAGTACAAAGGAGAGCTGGCTTCCTATGAAATGAGGCTCAG GCGGAAGCTGGACCTGTTCGCTAACGTGGTCCACGTGAACAGCCTGCCGGGCTACAGCACACGTCACAATAACCTGGACCTGGTGATCATCCGGGAGCAGACGGAAGGGGAGTACAGCTCCCTGGAGCACGAG aGTGTGTCGGGTGTTGTGGAGTGTCTGAAGATCATCACCAGGGAGAAATCCCGCCGCATCGCTAAGTTCGCCTTCGACTACGCCACTAAGAAAGGTCGGGGCAAGGTCACGGCGGTGCATAAGGCCAATATCAT GAAGCTGGGGGATGGACTCTTCCTGCAGAGCTGTGCTGAGGTTGCTGAGCTTTACCCCAAGATCAAATACGAGAACATCATCATCGACAACTGCTGCAtgcag CTGGTTCAGAACCCATACCAGTTCGACGTCCTGGTGATGCCCAATCTCTATGGCAACATCATCGATAACCTGGCAGCGGGCTTAGTGGGCGGAGCCGGGGTAGTTCCGGGCGAGAGCTACAGTGCTGAGTACGCAGTGTTTGAGACG gGGGCACGCCACCCCTTCGCCCAGGCCGTGGGCAGGAACATAGCCAACCCCACCGCCATGCTCCTCACTGCTGCCAACATGCTCAGACATCTTAA tctgGAGTATCATTCCAATATGGTGTCTGAAGCTGTCAAAAGGGTCATTAAACAGGGCAAG GTGCGCACAGCAGACCTGGGAGGGTACGCGCCGAGTGATGAATTCACCCAAGCTGTCATTAATAACCTCTCTGCTTGA